One Salvia splendens isolate huo1 chromosome 12, SspV2, whole genome shotgun sequence genomic window carries:
- the LOC121759063 gene encoding GDP-L-galactose phosphorylase 2-like, whose amino-acid sequence MMLRIKRVPTVVSNYQREEAEEGGCGRNCLRSCCLPGAKLPLYAFKKANKAVSQQTPLDGELGIDFLDSLVLGEWEERMQRGLFRYDVTACETKVIPGKYGFIAQLNEGRHLKKRPTEFRVDKVLQPFDESKFNFTKVGQEEVLFQFGASEDNDVHFIPYAPIDVDNSPSVVAINVSPIEYGHVLLIPRIFECLPQRIDRESFFLALHMAKEAGNPYFRVGYNSLGAFATINHLHFQAYYLATPFPIERAPSKKIITTSGGVKISYILNYPVRGLVFEGGDSLKDLSDVVSDACICLQENNIPYNVLIADSGKRVFLFPQCYAEKQALGEVSPELLDTQVNPAVWEISGHMVLKRKEDYEGATEENAWRLLAEVSLSEERLEEVKELILEAISSCCVGEVVAMAPAEESVSSGPAHEDANESIKGSHPAMVPV is encoded by the exons ATGATGCTAAGAATTAAGAGGGTCCCTACCGTTGTTTCCAATTACCAAAGGGAAGAGGCGGAGGAGGGCGGATGTGGCCGGAACTGCCTCAGGAGTTGCTGCCTTCCTG GGGCGAAGCTGCCGTTGTATGCTTTTAAGAAGGCAAATAAAGCTGTATCTCAGCAGACTCCACTCGACGGAGAGCTTGGAATTGACTTCCTGGACTCCCTTGTTCTTGGGGAG TGGGAGGAGCGTATGCAGAGAGGACTCTTCCGCTATGATGTCACTGCTTGCGAAACCAAG GTGATTCCTGGGAAGTATGGGTTTATTGCACAGCTGAATGAGGGGAGGCATCTCAAGAAGAGGCCTACTGAGTTTCGTGTTGATAAGGTTCTGCAGCCCTTCGACGAGAGCAAGTTCAACTTCACTAAGGTTGGCCAAGAAGAGGTGCTGTTTCAGTTTGGTGCCAGTGAGGACAATGATGTCCATTTCATCCCATATGCACCTATCGATGTTGATAATTCGCCAAGCGTTGTTGCCATCAAC GTTAGCCCCATTGAATATGGACATGTGCTGCTGATCCCTCGAATCTTCGAGTGCTTGCCTCAGAGGATTGACCGTGAGAGCTTCTTCCTCGCTCTCCACATGGCTAAGGAAGCCGGGAATCCCTACTTCCGCGTTGGCTACAACAGCTTGGGCGCGTTCGCCACCATCAACCACCTCCATTTCCAAGCCTACTACTTGGCAACACCCTTCCCCATTGAAAGGGCCCCCTCCAAGAAGATAATCACCACTAGCGGTGGAGTGAAGATCTCGTACATACTGAACTATCCCGTGAGGGGACTGGTCTTCGAAGGTGGGGATAGCCTCAAAGATCTCTCTGATGTCGTCTCAGACGCCTGCATCTGCTTGCAAGAGAACAACATTCCTTACAATGTCCTCATAGCCGACTCTGGAAAGCGCGTTTTCCTCTTCCCTCAG TGCTATGCTGAGAAGCAGGCTCTCGGAGAAGTAAGCCCGGAGCTCCTGGACACTCAAGTGAATCCTGCAGTGTGGGAGATTAGTGGACATATGGTGCTGAAAAGGAAGGAGGACTACGAGGGAGCGACTGAGGAGAATGCGTGGAGGCTCCTCGCTGAGGTTTCCCTCTCGGAGGAGAGGCTTGAGGAAGTGAAGGAGCTCATACTGGAAGCCATCAGCAGCTGCTGCGTGGGTGAGGTTGTTGCAATGGCTCCGGCTGAGGAGTCGGTTTCAAGCGGCCCTGCTCATGAGGACGCCAACGAATCCATCAAAGGCTCCCACCCTGCAATGGTGCCTGTTTAG